One region of Streptomyces leeuwenhoekii genomic DNA includes:
- a CDS encoding acyltransferase family protein, with protein MTETVVTASASQPAPAATGTPAAPGPARPPRRPAGPARLRALDGLRLVAALMVALYHYGGRGGAVTEAWGTSPQHQFPTLHNLFAYGCLGVQIFFVISGFVICMSGWGRSLSSFFASRAARLLPAYWVAVVLVTAVFALPVVAYEAVSPSDALVNLTMLQQPLGADRVLGVCWTLWAEVRFYALFALCVVLPGATRRRVILFCACWTLAAALAQAADEPLLDVVLMPEYAPFFIGGIGLYLVHRDRRDACGWGIAAVGFLVGQHYAVRELWNAADPDAFAHRTTAGIVLVVAFGFVAVAAIALGLLNRADWRWLTVAGALTYPFYLVHEHLGWVVIHALHRGAGLDSATTFALTLAAMLLLAWLLNRYVEKPLTPRLRAALSRVR; from the coding sequence GTGACCGAGACGGTCGTGACGGCGTCCGCGTCGCAGCCCGCCCCCGCCGCCACCGGGACCCCGGCCGCCCCCGGCCCGGCCCGCCCGCCGCGGCGCCCGGCGGGCCCCGCCCGGCTGCGCGCCCTGGACGGGCTGCGCCTGGTGGCCGCGCTGATGGTGGCCCTCTACCACTACGGCGGGCGCGGCGGTGCGGTCACCGAGGCGTGGGGCACCTCCCCCCAGCACCAGTTCCCGACGCTGCACAACCTCTTCGCCTACGGCTGCCTGGGCGTACAGATCTTCTTCGTGATCAGCGGGTTCGTGATCTGCATGAGCGGCTGGGGCCGGTCCCTGTCGTCGTTCTTCGCCTCCCGGGCCGCCCGGCTGCTGCCCGCCTACTGGGTGGCGGTGGTCCTGGTGACGGCGGTGTTCGCGCTGCCGGTGGTCGCCTACGAGGCGGTGTCGCCGAGCGACGCGCTGGTGAACCTGACCATGCTTCAGCAGCCGCTCGGCGCCGACCGGGTGCTCGGCGTGTGCTGGACGCTGTGGGCGGAGGTCCGGTTCTACGCACTGTTCGCGCTGTGCGTGGTCCTGCCGGGAGCGACCCGGCGGCGGGTCATCCTGTTCTGCGCCTGCTGGACGCTGGCGGCGGCGCTCGCCCAGGCCGCCGACGAGCCGCTGCTCGACGTGGTCCTCATGCCCGAGTACGCGCCGTTCTTCATCGGCGGCATCGGCCTGTACCTCGTCCACCGCGACCGGCGGGACGCCTGCGGCTGGGGCATCGCGGCGGTCGGCTTCCTCGTCGGGCAGCACTACGCGGTGCGCGAGCTGTGGAACGCGGCCGATCCGGACGCCTTCGCCCACCGCACCACGGCCGGCATCGTCCTCGTCGTCGCCTTCGGCTTCGTGGCGGTCGCGGCGATCGCGCTGGGCCTGCTGAACCGGGCCGACTGGCGCTGGCTGACCGTGGCGGGCGCGCTGACGTACCCGTTCTACCTGGTCCACGAGCACCTCGGCTGGGTGGTGATCCACGCCCTGCACCGCGGGGCGGGCCTGGACTCGGCGACGACCTTCGCGCTGACCCTGGCCGCGATGCTGCTGCTGGCCTGGCTGCTGAACCGGTACGTCGAGAAGCCGCTGACCCCCCGTTTGCGGGCAGCTCTGTCACGCGTCCGGTGA
- a CDS encoding class I SAM-dependent methyltransferase encodes MATAQAPETYPGELNDVPGWFWPLDQLLFTWFLERQSARGLRGDLLELGAYLGKSAILLGHHRRPGERFTVCDLFGSEAPDQANRAESEQSYASLTRQAFERNYLSFHDTLPEIVHAPTSVITEEVEPGTCRFVHVDASHLYEHVRGDIAAARELLLPEGVVVLDDFRSEHTPGVSVAAWEAVLNHGLRPVCLSSQKLYGTWGDPGPVQEELLDALRRRGDCSVSVQEAAGHRLVRARAKGMQPPPFPHSRHYAAPVPVPRPVPAARPAGTARARRLAVDLLPPLVTRAVRRHRAGRVRRTPGARTAS; translated from the coding sequence ATGGCCACTGCACAAGCACCCGAGACGTACCCCGGTGAGCTGAACGACGTCCCCGGCTGGTTCTGGCCGCTCGACCAGCTCCTGTTCACCTGGTTCCTGGAACGGCAGTCGGCGCGGGGCCTGCGGGGCGACCTGCTGGAACTGGGCGCCTACCTGGGCAAGAGCGCGATCCTGCTGGGGCACCACCGCCGCCCGGGCGAACGGTTCACCGTCTGCGACCTGTTCGGCAGCGAGGCCCCGGACCAGGCCAACCGCGCCGAGTCGGAGCAGTCCTACGCCTCGCTCACCCGCCAGGCGTTCGAGCGGAACTACCTCTCCTTCCACGACACCCTGCCGGAGATCGTCCACGCCCCGACCTCGGTGATCACCGAAGAGGTCGAGCCGGGCACGTGCCGGTTCGTCCACGTCGACGCCTCGCACCTGTACGAGCACGTCCGCGGCGACATCGCGGCGGCCCGCGAGCTGCTGCTGCCGGAGGGCGTCGTCGTCCTGGACGACTTCCGCTCCGAGCACACCCCCGGCGTCTCCGTCGCCGCCTGGGAGGCGGTCCTCAACCACGGGCTGCGGCCGGTCTGCCTCAGCTCCCAGAAGCTGTACGGCACCTGGGGCGACCCCGGGCCCGTCCAGGAGGAGCTGCTCGACGCGCTGCGCCGGCGCGGGGACTGCTCGGTGAGCGTGCAGGAGGCCGCCGGGCACCGGCTGGTGCGGGCCCGCGCCAAGGGCATGCAGCCGCCGCCCTTCCCGCACTCGCGGCACTACGCCGCCCCCGTCCCCGTGCCCCGGCCGGTGCCGGCGGCCCGCCCCGCCGGCACCGCCCGCGCCCGCCGTCTCGCCGTGGACCTGCTGCCGCCGCTCGTCACCCGGGCCGTCCGCCGACACCGCGCCGGACGCGTCCGCCGCACCCCGGGCGCGCGGACCGCTTCCTAG
- a CDS encoding glycosyltransferase, protein MFIENRNGVGLTAQIMSAPGAREHTFVPVTADLGGDVGRWIEEETSARLDGVGVHNLFREEETLAHAQFLEETGPRMAAFAQREGIDRLILFNDQSQRGSRVARALTETLPVVLVQDGHLDFHYKTLTPGVRDQNWYYGSSRPAAVCVWGPATAHHLLYRTADADPVVHITGALGHSDDPALLRAAHNPAPRPARTSRDPLRIIILDQPLGDQRKLPAKQHREYLKAACEALAEFGEVAIKPHPSTLSGHLNWLATLPGVTVLDESALVDAAGLSSYDLAVTFFSTTYLQTLRAGTPLILFSPPPLNIVFPAVNHALLRNVGSVGELADVAGQLHRTGKFTGNTTGEPLTHFLTFRDDVAEQILKVVEEAEPAAPAAPRPAVAPGAPRETRAERALRAVRERQTPPKSLAVLGLGFGYVTGVAIPILTYTQALLAHSPVDIRYIDLSAYCRIEDVLDALKDTDVVLVNSLAPLWRSPLGNELVAELVSDGRQVFLYAHETEHVMAYESEHHTLRHKEMLRLLPELTVLCVSAAQADMFRGLGVADPVVVYNTVPQDLHRARARVAPGPQPRIVMVGSMQDRKGLDLFSRVAELAHTEGLPWRFAWIGHRTPRIAPTTLLSDRVTWMGALSRERVRAELAASDVFFLSSVDDPMPLSVVEAVQQRLRVVTYHRVGSREVLDGVPGYRSFADYTPQAALEALRTVLGERVSEDDYREVEELFDIPAFTARMTAALGLPGPQRPAHGQPADPAPGESAGDRADSGAAEDVRAVIPQQIRHLNEDFKRHMRSGNVEDALRVGTEILRRRQPVDVLIGMAELRAGRGQAKEACQLLAAAAIAGGDRGRVWSEIARVAALLGPRGRSIRLLARRESVRAQVTTHSARLRKGH, encoded by the coding sequence GTGTTCATCGAAAACCGCAACGGGGTGGGCCTCACCGCGCAGATCATGAGCGCCCCCGGAGCACGGGAGCACACCTTCGTGCCGGTCACCGCCGATCTCGGCGGTGATGTCGGCCGGTGGATCGAGGAGGAGACCTCGGCCCGGCTCGACGGCGTCGGGGTGCACAACCTGTTCCGCGAGGAGGAGACCCTCGCCCACGCGCAGTTCCTGGAGGAGACGGGCCCCCGGATGGCCGCCTTCGCGCAGCGCGAGGGCATCGACCGGCTGATCCTCTTCAACGACCAGTCGCAGCGCGGCAGCCGCGTCGCCCGTGCCCTCACCGAGACCCTCCCGGTGGTGCTCGTCCAGGACGGGCACCTGGACTTCCACTACAAGACGCTCACGCCCGGCGTCCGCGACCAGAACTGGTACTACGGCTCCTCCAGACCCGCGGCGGTGTGCGTCTGGGGGCCCGCCACCGCCCACCACCTGCTGTACCGCACGGCGGACGCCGATCCGGTCGTCCACATCACCGGCGCCCTGGGCCACAGCGACGACCCGGCCCTGCTGCGCGCCGCGCACAACCCCGCCCCGCGGCCGGCCCGCACCTCCCGCGATCCCCTGCGGATCATCATCCTCGACCAGCCGCTGGGCGATCAGCGCAAGCTGCCCGCCAAGCAGCACCGCGAGTATCTGAAGGCGGCCTGCGAGGCCCTCGCGGAGTTCGGCGAGGTCGCGATCAAGCCGCACCCCTCGACGCTCTCCGGCCATCTGAACTGGCTGGCCACCCTGCCCGGGGTCACCGTCCTCGACGAGTCGGCGCTGGTGGACGCGGCGGGCCTGAGCTCCTACGACCTGGCCGTCACCTTCTTCTCCACCACCTATCTGCAGACCCTGCGCGCCGGAACCCCGCTGATCCTCTTCAGCCCCCCGCCGCTGAACATCGTCTTCCCGGCCGTCAACCACGCCCTGCTGCGCAATGTCGGCAGTGTCGGCGAACTGGCCGACGTGGCGGGACAGTTGCACCGGACCGGCAAGTTCACCGGCAACACCACCGGGGAGCCCCTGACCCACTTCCTCACCTTCCGCGACGACGTGGCGGAGCAGATCCTGAAGGTGGTGGAGGAGGCCGAGCCGGCCGCACCGGCCGCGCCGCGGCCCGCCGTGGCCCCGGGCGCGCCGCGCGAGACCCGCGCCGAACGCGCGCTGCGCGCCGTGCGGGAGCGGCAGACGCCGCCGAAGTCGCTGGCGGTGCTGGGGCTCGGCTTCGGTTACGTGACGGGAGTCGCCATCCCGATCCTCACGTACACCCAGGCGCTCCTGGCCCACTCCCCCGTGGACATCCGCTACATCGACCTCAGCGCCTACTGCCGCATCGAGGACGTGCTCGACGCGCTGAAGGACACCGACGTCGTCCTCGTCAACAGCCTCGCCCCGCTGTGGCGTTCGCCGCTGGGCAACGAGCTGGTGGCCGAACTGGTCTCCGACGGCCGGCAGGTCTTCCTGTACGCGCACGAGACCGAGCACGTCATGGCGTACGAGTCCGAGCACCACACCCTGCGCCACAAGGAGATGCTGCGGCTGCTGCCGGAGCTGACGGTGCTGTGCGTGTCGGCCGCCCAGGCGGACATGTTCCGCGGCCTCGGGGTGGCCGACCCCGTGGTCGTCTACAACACCGTGCCGCAGGACCTGCACCGGGCCCGGGCCCGGGTCGCCCCGGGCCCGCAGCCGCGGATCGTGATGGTCGGTTCCATGCAGGACCGCAAGGGGCTGGACCTCTTCTCCCGGGTGGCGGAGCTGGCGCACACCGAGGGGCTGCCGTGGCGGTTCGCGTGGATCGGCCACCGCACCCCGCGCATCGCGCCGACCACCCTGCTGTCGGACCGGGTGACCTGGATGGGCGCCCTGTCCCGCGAGCGGGTGCGGGCCGAACTGGCCGCCTCCGACGTCTTCTTCCTCTCCTCCGTCGACGACCCGATGCCGCTGTCGGTGGTGGAGGCCGTGCAGCAGCGGCTGCGGGTGGTCACCTACCACCGGGTGGGCTCGCGGGAGGTGCTGGACGGGGTGCCGGGCTACCGGTCCTTCGCCGACTACACCCCGCAGGCGGCGCTGGAGGCGCTGCGGACCGTGCTCGGCGAGCGGGTGTCCGAGGACGACTACCGCGAGGTCGAGGAGCTGTTCGACATCCCCGCCTTCACCGCCCGGATGACGGCGGCGCTGGGCCTGCCCGGCCCGCAGCGGCCGGCGCACGGGCAGCCCGCCGATCCGGCGCCGGGCGAGAGCGCCGGGGACCGGGCCGACAGCGGCGCGGCCGAGGACGTCCGGGCCGTGATACCCCAGCAGATCCGGCACCTCAACGAGGACTTCAAGCGCCACATGCGCAGCGGCAACGTCGAGGACGCGCTGCGGGTGGGCACCGAGATACTGCGCCGTCGGCAGCCGGTCGACGTGCTGATCGGGATGGCCGAGCTGCGCGCGGGGCGGGGCCAGGCGAAGGAGGCGTGCCAGTTGCTGGCCGCGGCGGCGATCGCCGGGGGCGACCGGGGCCGGGTGTGGTCGGAGATAGCCCGTGTCGCGGCGCTGCTCGGCCCCCGCGGCCGGTCCATCCGCCTGCTGGCCCGCCGGGAGTCGGTGCGGGCCCAGGTGACCACGCACTCGGCCCGGCTGCGCAAGGGGCACTGA
- a CDS encoding IS481 family transposase, whose protein sequence is MVHRNAPLTETGRLRLARCVVEDGWPLRRAAERFQVSPTTAQRWADRYRRLGEAGMTDRSSRPHHSPRRTPTHTERRIIKVRVLRRWGPARIAHLLRLVPSTVHRVLTRYGLARLAHLDRATGRAIRRYERDRPGELVHVDIKKLGNIPNGGGHKVLGRAAGRKNRTNAGYSYLHTAVDDHSRLAYSEIHTDEKKETATAFWKRAHAYFTECGITVERVLTDNGSCYRSRGWRDALAAAGITHKRTRPYRPQTNGKVERFNRTLLDEWAYARPYRSETERREAFPQWLHSYNHHRGHTALKGQPPASRVPNLTGQYN, encoded by the coding sequence GTGGTCCACCGTAATGCACCCCTGACCGAGACCGGCCGCCTGCGTCTGGCCCGCTGCGTCGTCGAGGACGGCTGGCCGCTGCGCCGGGCCGCCGAACGCTTCCAGGTCTCGCCGACCACCGCCCAGCGGTGGGCCGATCGCTACCGCCGGCTCGGCGAGGCAGGGATGACCGACCGCTCCAGCCGCCCCCACCACAGCCCGCGCCGCACCCCAACCCACACCGAGCGCCGCATCATCAAGGTCCGGGTCCTGCGCCGGTGGGGACCGGCCCGCATCGCGCACCTGCTACGGCTGGTGCCCTCCACCGTGCACCGCGTCCTGACCCGTTACGGACTGGCCCGCCTCGCCCATCTGGACCGGGCGACGGGCCGTGCCATCCGCCGCTACGAACGAGACCGGCCCGGCGAACTCGTCCACGTCGACATCAAGAAGCTCGGCAACATCCCCAACGGCGGCGGCCACAAAGTCCTCGGCCGGGCTGCGGGGCGCAAGAACCGGACGAACGCCGGCTACAGCTACCTGCACACCGCCGTCGACGACCACTCCCGCCTGGCCTACAGCGAGATACACACCGACGAGAAGAAGGAAACCGCCACCGCCTTCTGGAAGCGGGCACACGCCTACTTCACCGAGTGCGGGATCACCGTGGAACGAGTACTGACCGACAACGGCTCCTGCTACCGCTCACGCGGCTGGCGCGACGCCCTGGCAGCAGCCGGGATCACCCACAAGCGAACCCGACCCTACCGGCCCCAGACCAACGGCAAGGTCGAACGCTTCAACCGCACCCTGCTGGACGAGTGGGCCTACGCACGGCCCTACCGGTCAGAGACCGAACGCCGCGAAGCGTTCCCACAGTGGCTGCACTCCTACAATCACCACCGCGGACACACCGCGCTGAAAGGGCAACCACCCGCCAGCCGCGTCCCCAACCTCACAGGGCAATACAACTAG
- a CDS encoding DUF6716 putative glycosyltransferase, with protein sequence MAVLADSDTRWKWGALTAQRTAPRGTELRLDGYLLRGRATPTARQLDEVGVRADALREVTGVEFLRTMAREPYDVLVLALVGGGVQAMLHGLKRVWEDRAHRPVVVTGYVGVVYEKLADGLLLRHGADLVLANSRQDAERFRAVYEGVGADASAVTEVALPFLGGAPYTGEHDPYTVVFAAQPSVPASRADRAYLLDRLIRHARRHPEREVLLKLRSKPGEHTTHIEELPYQKLAQKAELPPNLRLVYGHMGEVLDRTDLLVTVSSTAALEALHRRIPTVVLTDLGIREALGNHHFTGSGCLASWDQLDAGHRPVPDEEWVARQGVAAVGTPSAAGSYATAFDAARERIAKLLARPGGLPPLTPYYTPVTAPGYLPGILARHHLGPDGTPLPGAPAGEKEPGPVRQIVRRAARGAYRHGVQRVAPVIRRMGEL encoded by the coding sequence GTGGCCGTCCTCGCGGATTCCGACACCCGGTGGAAATGGGGCGCGCTCACCGCGCAGCGCACCGCCCCCCGGGGCACGGAACTCCGCCTGGACGGCTACCTCCTGCGGGGGCGCGCCACCCCCACCGCCCGCCAGCTCGACGAGGTCGGCGTCCGCGCCGACGCGCTCCGCGAGGTGACCGGCGTCGAGTTCCTGCGCACCATGGCGCGGGAGCCGTACGACGTCCTCGTCCTCGCCCTGGTCGGCGGCGGAGTGCAGGCCATGCTGCACGGCCTGAAGCGGGTGTGGGAGGACCGGGCCCACCGGCCCGTCGTCGTCACCGGCTACGTCGGCGTCGTCTACGAGAAGCTCGCCGACGGCCTGCTGCTGCGGCACGGCGCCGACCTCGTCCTCGCCAACTCCCGCCAGGACGCCGAGCGTTTCCGGGCGGTGTACGAGGGGGTGGGCGCCGACGCCTCCGCGGTCACCGAGGTCGCGCTGCCGTTCCTCGGCGGGGCGCCCTACACCGGCGAGCACGACCCCTACACGGTCGTCTTCGCCGCCCAGCCCTCCGTGCCGGCGAGCCGCGCGGACCGCGCGTACCTGCTGGACCGGCTGATCCGGCACGCCCGCCGCCACCCCGAGCGGGAGGTGCTGCTGAAGCTGCGCTCCAAGCCCGGCGAGCACACCACCCACATCGAGGAGCTGCCCTACCAGAAGCTGGCGCAGAAGGCCGAGCTGCCGCCCAACCTCCGCCTGGTCTACGGCCACATGGGCGAGGTCCTGGACCGCACCGACCTGCTGGTCACCGTCAGCTCCACGGCCGCCCTGGAGGCGCTGCACCGCCGCATCCCGACCGTCGTCCTCACCGACCTCGGCATCCGCGAGGCGCTCGGCAACCACCACTTCACCGGCTCCGGCTGCCTCGCCTCCTGGGACCAGCTCGACGCCGGGCACCGGCCGGTGCCGGACGAGGAGTGGGTGGCGCGGCAGGGCGTCGCGGCCGTGGGCACCCCCTCGGCAGCGGGCTCGTACGCCACCGCCTTCGACGCCGCCCGCGAACGCATCGCCAAGCTGCTCGCCCGGCCCGGCGGCCTGCCCCCGCTGACCCCGTACTACACCCCCGTCACCGCCCCCGGCTATCTGCCCGGCATCCTCGCCCGCCACCACCTCGGCCCCGACGGCACCCCGCTGCCGGGCGCCCCCGCCGGCGAGAAGGAGCCCGGCCCCGTCCGGCAGATCGTCCGCCGCGCGGCCCGCGGCGCCTACCGGCACGGCGTGCAGCGCGTGGCGCCCGTCATCCGGCGGATGGGGGAGCTGTGA
- a CDS encoding glycosyltransferase family 2 protein, with the protein MLKLSVIVPFYNVQQYAPDALRSLRANARDDFEFILVDDCSTDGTPDILARAERELPGAVLVRHERNGGLATARNTGIDRARGEYLTFLDGDDWLAPGYYARLVAVIEELGCDFVRTDHVQCTARARTVHRVPHGRRNVPLRPRDAILPAHRSTSVDYAYAWAGVYHRRLVDRGLLHFTDGLRTAEDRPWIWKLHREAESFAVTGLLGVFYRRGVASSLTQIGDARQLDFIRAFDQVVAETAEDPDAARLLPKAVRTYCAIIAHHLGSIERFEPPVARKLKSMCAAALRRMPQDALEQVLGSMDAERAGRLRRLRRRPVPAGEVAA; encoded by the coding sequence GTGCTCAAGCTCTCCGTCATCGTGCCGTTCTACAACGTGCAGCAATACGCCCCCGACGCCCTGAGGAGTCTGCGCGCCAACGCGCGGGACGACTTCGAATTCATTCTCGTCGACGACTGCTCGACCGACGGGACACCGGACATTCTCGCGCGCGCGGAGCGCGAGCTGCCCGGCGCGGTGCTGGTCAGACACGAGCGCAACGGCGGTCTGGCGACCGCCCGCAACACCGGCATAGACCGGGCGCGCGGCGAGTACCTCACCTTCCTGGACGGCGACGACTGGCTGGCCCCCGGCTACTACGCCCGGCTGGTCGCCGTGATCGAGGAACTGGGCTGCGACTTCGTGCGCACCGACCATGTGCAGTGCACGGCGCGGGCCCGCACGGTGCACCGCGTGCCGCACGGCCGCAGGAACGTCCCGCTGCGCCCGCGCGACGCGATCCTGCCGGCCCACCGCTCGACCTCCGTCGACTACGCCTACGCCTGGGCCGGCGTCTACCACCGCCGGCTCGTCGACCGCGGTCTGCTGCACTTCACCGACGGGCTGCGCACGGCCGAGGACCGGCCGTGGATCTGGAAGCTGCACCGGGAGGCGGAGTCCTTCGCCGTGACGGGTCTGCTCGGCGTGTTCTACCGGCGGGGGGTCGCCTCGTCGCTGACACAGATCGGCGACGCCCGGCAGCTCGACTTCATCCGCGCCTTCGACCAGGTGGTCGCGGAGACGGCCGAGGATCCCGACGCCGCCCGGCTGCTGCCCAAGGCCGTGCGCACCTACTGCGCCATCATCGCCCACCACCTGGGATCGATCGAGAGGTTCGAGCCGCCCGTGGCCCGCAAGCTGAAGTCGATGTGCGCCGCCGCGCTGCGGCGGATGCCGCAGGACGCGCTCGAGCAGGTGCTCGGCTCGATGGACGCCGAGCGCGCCGGCCGGCTGCGCCGGCTGCGCCGCCGGCCGGTGCCCGCCGGGGAGGTGGCGGCGTGA
- a CDS encoding class I SAM-dependent methyltransferase: MNSRSLLRSSVSRRLLRPVADLIDQRIERRVRSAVARTAAHRESEERDTEQLVRDVELLIRRQFTFELLLGPRGRGVSRMVAEAPLERLHSEVAALAGDREAAVRNVAAAFRLLVALESLGVGRIAGGTMNICGKLGAIPLLDPPNDEILEIGTLYGMFSAGLVRMMERDGRSPGLTIVDPFAGVQLQPGTAQRPDPTGAPVDEHAVRTNLALAGPAGAAARIQRGFSEDPATRAAVSDRSYGVIVVDGDHSEQGVAQDLEWAEEIAAPGAVVVLDDYGDPNWPGIKQALDKHLAGRTRFTYLGKAAHSAYLRAA; encoded by the coding sequence ATGAACAGCCGCTCATTGCTCCGCAGCTCGGTCTCCCGGCGTCTGCTGCGTCCCGTCGCCGACCTCATCGACCAGCGCATCGAGCGGCGGGTCCGCTCGGCGGTCGCGCGCACCGCCGCGCACCGGGAGAGCGAGGAGCGGGACACGGAGCAGCTCGTCCGGGACGTCGAGCTGCTCATACGCCGCCAGTTCACCTTCGAGCTGCTGCTCGGACCGCGCGGCCGCGGCGTCTCCCGCATGGTGGCCGAGGCACCGCTGGAACGCCTCCACTCCGAGGTCGCCGCGCTGGCCGGGGACCGGGAGGCCGCGGTGCGCAACGTCGCCGCCGCCTTCCGCCTGCTCGTCGCGCTGGAGTCGCTCGGGGTGGGCCGGATCGCGGGCGGCACCATGAACATCTGCGGCAAGCTCGGCGCGATACCGCTGCTCGACCCGCCGAACGACGAGATCCTGGAGATCGGGACCCTGTACGGGATGTTCTCCGCCGGGCTGGTCCGCATGATGGAGCGCGACGGACGCAGCCCCGGCCTGACCATCGTCGACCCCTTCGCCGGCGTCCAGCTCCAGCCCGGCACCGCCCAGCGCCCGGACCCCACCGGCGCCCCGGTCGACGAGCACGCCGTACGCACCAATCTCGCCCTGGCCGGCCCGGCGGGCGCGGCGGCCCGCATCCAGCGGGGCTTCTCGGAGGACCCCGCCACCCGGGCCGCCGTCTCCGACCGCTCCTACGGCGTCATCGTCGTGGACGGGGACCACTCCGAGCAGGGCGTCGCCCAGGACCTGGAGTGGGCCGAGGAGATCGCGGCGCCCGGCGCCGTCGTCGTCCTGGACGACTACGGCGACCCGAACTGGCCCGGCATCAAGCAGGCCCTGGACAAGCACCTGGCCGGCCGGACGCGCTTCACCTACCTCGGCAAGGCGGCGCACTCGGCCTATCTGCGGGCGGCCTGA
- a CDS encoding polysialyltransferase family glycosyltransferase, with amino-acid sequence MTTQIFMASTLYGTATLAAALDAGCFAPADRRILLVSNNTATPETTPSVDRMPGFGRLRTRFDDVVSWNEAIFPFHPGGWQPRPEDVPMWERYLRLAWGLGDDDVALAVESIQVHPALGVTQIFADAPITVYADGLMSYGPTRNKLDPLVGTRVERLLHLDLVPGLTPLLLTEFGVPPEVVPTPVFTKVLAELADTGDDLPALTEPALLLGQYLSALNILSPDEEEELHVRMLRGAAGLGHERIVFKPHPSAPARFARTLEREAERLGVDLTVLDTPVLAEVLYQRMRPALVVGCFSTGLLTASALYGLPVARVGTGTLLDRLSPYENSNRVPVTVVDALLPEPSDHAAVTEQRRGMDTGALTSLVRAVGYAMQPKILPELRPEAERYLAEHLNGGAWRYFKKKRLTSLGLPGGIPQRLAFLPRSAAARRVVRRARKLRRSLKR; translated from the coding sequence GTGACCACGCAGATCTTCATGGCGTCGACGCTCTACGGCACGGCCACCCTCGCCGCCGCCCTGGACGCCGGCTGCTTCGCCCCCGCCGACCGGCGGATCCTGCTGGTGTCCAACAACACGGCGACGCCCGAGACCACGCCCTCGGTCGACCGGATGCCCGGCTTCGGCCGGCTGCGCACCCGGTTCGACGACGTCGTGTCGTGGAACGAGGCGATCTTCCCCTTCCACCCGGGCGGCTGGCAGCCGCGCCCCGAGGACGTCCCGATGTGGGAGCGGTATCTGCGGCTGGCGTGGGGGCTCGGCGACGACGACGTGGCGCTCGCCGTGGAGTCGATCCAGGTCCACCCGGCGCTCGGGGTGACGCAGATCTTCGCCGACGCGCCGATCACCGTCTACGCGGACGGCCTGATGAGCTACGGCCCCACCCGCAACAAGCTCGACCCGCTGGTCGGCACCCGCGTGGAGCGGCTGCTCCACCTGGATCTGGTGCCGGGCCTCACGCCGCTGCTGCTCACCGAGTTCGGCGTCCCGCCGGAGGTGGTGCCCACCCCCGTCTTCACCAAGGTCCTCGCCGAATTGGCCGACACCGGGGACGACCTGCCCGCCCTCACCGAACCCGCCCTGCTGCTGGGCCAGTACCTGTCCGCGCTGAACATCCTCTCCCCCGACGAGGAGGAGGAACTGCATGTGCGGATGCTGCGCGGCGCGGCCGGTCTCGGCCACGAGCGGATCGTGTTCAAGCCGCACCCCTCGGCCCCGGCCCGTTTCGCCCGCACCCTGGAGCGGGAGGCCGAGCGGCTCGGCGTCGACCTGACCGTCCTGGACACGCCCGTCCTCGCGGAGGTGCTCTACCAGCGCATGCGTCCGGCGCTGGTCGTCGGCTGCTTCTCCACGGGTCTGCTCACCGCGTCCGCGCTGTACGGGCTGCCGGTCGCCCGCGTCGGCACCGGCACCCTGCTGGACCGGCTCTCCCCGTACGAGAACAGCAACCGCGTCCCCGTGACGGTGGTCGACGCGCTGCTGCCCGAGCCGTCCGACCACGCGGCCGTCACCGAGCAGCGCCGGGGCATGGACACCGGCGCGCTCACCTCCCTCGTCCGCGCCGTCGGGTACGCGATGCAGCCGAAGATCCTCCCGGAGCTGCGCCCGGAGGCCGAGCGGTATCTGGCGGAGCATCTGAACGGGGGAGCCTGGCGGTACTTCAAGAAGAAGCGGCTGACCTCGCTGGGCCTGCCCGGCGGCATCCCGCAGCGGCTGGCGTTCCTGCCGCGCAGCGCCGCCGCGCGCCGGGTGGTGCGCCGGGCGCGGAAGCTGCGGCGCTCCCTCAAGCGGTGA